The DNA region GCGCCACGGTCGCCACCCCGTCCACGGACGCGCGCGTCTGCTCGAGCGAGGCGGCCTGCTCCGAGGCGCCGCTCGCCACCGCCTGCGACGACGAGGCGATCTGGGACGCGGCGCTCGACACCTGGTCGGCCGCCTCCGCCACCTGCGCCAGGGCGTCGTGCAGCGCGGTGGCGGTCTCGTTGAGCGCCTCCTTCAGGCGCGCGTGGTCGCCCCGGTACGCGCCGCCCATCCGCACGCGCAGGTCGCGCTCGGCCAGGCGCCCCAGCGCCTGGGCCGCCTCGTGCACCGGCGCGAGCAGCGCGTCGAGCGTGGCGTTGACGCCCTCCAGCATGGCGCGCGACTCGTTGCGGTACCGCGCGGCGTCGGCGCGCGCCGAGAGGTCGCCGTCCGCGAGGCGGCCCAGCACCGCGGCCACGTCGCGGATGGGCGCCACCACCGCGGTGAGCGTCTCGTTCGTGCCCTCCACGATCTCGCGGTAGACGCCCTGGTGACGCGCGGCCTCGGCGCGGACGTCGAGCTTGCCGTCCAGCGCCGCGCGCGAGAGCAGGCCCGCGTCGGCGACCAGCGCGTTCACCGCGCCGATGCAGCCGTTCAGGCTCGCCTTCAGCGCGTCGAAGTCACCCGCCCACCGCTCGTCGATCGCGGCGGGCAGGTCGCCCCGCGCGATGCGGTCCACGCACGCGGCCGCGGCCCCGATCGGCCCGATCACCGCGTCCAGGGTGGCGTTGACGCCCTCCACGATGCGCCGGAAGTCGCCCTGGTGGCGCCTCGCGTCCGCCCGGGTCGCGAGCCGGCCCTCGACGGCGGCGGCGGACAGGGCGCGCGCGTCCGCGACCAGCGCGTTCACCGCGTCCACGCAGGTGTTGAGGTTGTCGCGCAGGGGCGCGAAGTCCCCGGGGTACTCCCGCTCGATCCGCGGCGGGATGTCGCCCCGG from Anaeromyxobacter dehalogenans 2CP-C includes:
- a CDS encoding methyl-accepting chemotaxis protein; the protein is MNETLDAVTGPVAMAAEYVDRIARGDIPPRIEREYPGDFAPLRDNLNTCVDAVNALVADARALSAAAVEGRLATRADARRHQGDFRRIVEGVNATLDAVIGPIGAAAACVDRIARGDLPAAIDERWAGDFDALKASLNGCIGAVNALVADAGLLSRAALDGKLDVRAEAARHQGVYREIVEGTNETLTAVVAPIRDVAAVLGRLADGDLSARADAARYRNESRAMLEGVNATLDALLAPVHEAAQALGRLAERDLRVRMGGAYRGDHARLKEALNETATALHDALAQVAEAADQVSSAASQIASSSQAVASGASEQAASLEQTRASVDGVATVAQRSAEGAQQASRLAERARGAAGEGAAAVAEVQGAMASIRASAEGTSQIIKDINEIAFQTNLLALNAAVEAARAGEAGRGFAVVAEEVRSLALRSKEAASRTEGLIRESMGRADEGAAVAAQAAARLADIVGSITQVSDLVRQIAESARAQTAGVTQVHAAVGEMDKVTQQNAASAEESSSAASELSSQAGELAALVGAFRIARAGAASAAPPRALERRAEREVVAAARRAEA